aaagagagagagagagagagagagaggggaaggaagagagataaggggaagagaaggaggaaaaaGATAAGTGATGAGAGATGAAaaaagatagagaaagagaaacagggaggggggtagagagCAGGGCAGAGGGTAGGACAGAAGGgaaggaaaggggaggagagaaaaaacaaatgtcagaCAACATTGCTGTTACTGCATGAAGAATTCCATTCAAATGGTATGCAGAGCAAGCGAGTGAGTACTGGTCAGACCAGTTAAACTAACGGCTGGATCTGTAATAAAGTGAAGTGATTCATGCAGAAGACCTGCACCTGACACTCCACCTGACTTGTGGGAAcctggtgtgtgtctgagactgaggaGAGACCGGTCCTCACAGTTACAATACCCTCCAGAAAATGTCCCCAAATATCCTCCATTTCAATTATGCAGACACTAATGTCAATCAACTTACAAAGttacatcagttttttttaaaacgatttCTATAGAAGtccttaaatgtgttttaacgGAGGAGGGGGTTAAAGTGACTCGTATAAACCTGATCAGAGGTTGGCCCTTGAGCTGCAGGTTTTTCTGCGTCTCATTTCTAAATTCTGCAGCGAGGCGATAAAGTAATAGGAGTCGCGGTTATATTTGGATGGAAGCTGCAGCCTCCGGGCCCGTCCCGTCGCCCGTGCCCACAGCCTCGCTGTCTccgcatgggggggggggggggagacggagcCGGACACGAGCGGAACACGCATCCCGCTGCTGACCCCTCAGACCGCTGCTGACCCCTCAGACCACTCAAACCACAGAATCAGCCACGGCTGCATGCTCCCCTTCAGCAGCACACTgagcctcgcccccccccaacactcatCTTCTGCCTTCCAGACAAGGTACATACAAGCGCCTTACAAAAGTATTCCGATCCGCAACCGACTCCCATTTTACTGAATCCACCTAACCTGACATCCACCTAACCTGAACAACCTGAAGCAAATCTGCCCAGAAGAATGGCCAAGAATCACTCCCATAGCTGCTGGGTACTcactccaaaaaaaaccaagcagTTATAGATTCCTGGTAGAGCTACTTTTTGTTGCAATGTGTAGAGTTCTATTACCTATGCCAGCAGAAATTTCCCAATATCTGCTGACAAACATTGGCTTTGAAAACATTGGCTTTTtgcatgaataaaaatactgaCTGGAAAACATGTAAGCATCATTTGTAAATCTATAAAGACTTGGTAACATtaaaggggtctgaatacttctGCAAGGCACTGTAAGTGTGTTTATATCAGACACAAAACTCAGAGGTGCCAGAAAGAGAAGCCACACTTCTCTTAGTAACCGACAGTAACCGCAAGGCTAAAACACTTAGACATAGCTGGTGGAGTGAGATCAAATGTGGAGAtaaacacactgactgacagtaGGTATCTACCCAGAGGGGAAGTCAGTGGTGCACAGTCCGGGCCTCGATAAACAGCACAGTGTTGCATTTCAATACTGTCATTATAAGGTTgagttttaaattattattattttttaatgtatattgAAATTCACTTCAACGATTTGCTTTTTCAGAACTGAAATTCAAGCAGTGACGACACCAAGCCTGGGTGAAAAGTAAAACAAACTACACTAAATCCTGAGCAAATCAAATCCAATGCGTGAAATACACCGAGCGTGTGAGGAGATAGCGGATACATCCGGCTCATTTTAAAACTGGGGTTTGTCATATCTTGGGACACCAGTTTATCCAGGGCATGTGACTCAAAATGATTTCACCTTGCATTACAGTCTAAATCCCTGTGGGGACAGGCCAGCACGCCAAACACAAAGATAGTCCTTCAGGGAGCGGGTGCAGCAGCACCTTCCTGGTACTCTACATACTGATAGAGCCCCATTTATTTTGCAACAAATTCCTACATgcacaagacaaaaaaagaccGGTGTTCACATCCAAAAAAACACTAGTCacagtttttaaagaaatgagGGGGAATCCTTCATCAGTGGGGAAATGTTTCACTTGAAAAATTCCTAATTCCTAAATCATGAGCATTTTTAAATGGCCGTATAAGAAACCATTGTGGAAGATGAAACCGTTAGAGGTCTGTTCTTACTGTAATGGCTTCTGCACTAATAAGGCCTAAATTCTTCTGCAGAAAGCAAAATCTAATTACATCAGGCTGCTCCGGTTATCTGCAAAAAAATGCAACCGACTAGCAGACACAGGCTTTCATCTGCTcagggtgtgtgtctgcaagaagaggagaggactgCGTATCTGATGAGGAAATTCCACTCCTCGCACAGCTATTAACAAGATAtagacagttttttattttctcttctgaAAGACTGTATTCTGTAATTTTTCCACTACTAAGAACCTTCCACCTTAGGAGTATGACTTGTGTAAACATCCGTGTTTGATGAACTCGCCTTGTCAAAAGGTATAGTTCCCTGATGATCATTGGAAAATAAACTGCTACAGTTGTCAAATAATCACCTCTCTGACCTGGCGGTTACTTTTCCACAATACCGTGGAGCTGGTCAGGGTCAGTTGCCAGCGTGCCTAGTCACAGACACGTGAACAGATGTCAcagacaataaagttttttatttttcatttattctacATAGAAAACCATTTGCTTCCGAAAAAAGCTACTTCTGGTGACAGCTGTACATCAATCACAGCTTTGTCACGAATAACACTGAACAATACCTACTGAACTTCGAGGttaactgtaaaaatgtaactgaaCCTGTTATGCAAGTTACAGACTGAGATTATACAAGGACACCCTCAAAGGCCTGGTGCCAAATGCAGTGAATTTACCTTGCAGTGCTCAAACACTGTGGCGCTTGCCAGTGACATTTGGGCCGGCACTTTCCCCAACAGTTGACAAATTTGACAGAGCAGCCAAAAACtgtaatcatttatatttaatttggttTCATGCGTTTTATCCCTTCATTTCGAAGCCTACACCACTGTAAACTATTTCATTGTTACGGTTAGTCTTAATTTTATGCGCAGGTCATAACTGCACTTCATGTGCAGACCAATTTCCCACTGCTtagaaagaagagaaagaaaaaaaacattactgctCAACAGTATAAAAATGTCTGCAGCTCTATGCACTGAAAGCAGTACATGATAGTATTGAAACATTTCTGCCAATGATCATCTGTGCTTAGTGGCGATTTATCTAAATTACATAGGAGAGGCAATTTGATAATTGACAAGAAGGCTCTTTTGCCCTCTTGCTGAAGGATGACTGAATTGCAGGTGAGAAAACTGTCCTGTGCCGGGTCATAACACAGAGTGCTAATAAGCACTGTTAATTGGTGCAGCGCAGTAACTTTACGGGGAAACGGGCTCAAACCACAGCAGGGGAAGGGAAAGTATGCACACCACTTACCAATCAGGTAGGTCAGGATCAAGTTGTGGACTTGCTGGCCTATCCAGGCCACCACAAGCAGACTGCTgatcacagacaggaagtactGAGTAAAGAGAACACAGGAAGTTACACATACAGCCACAGCGAGAGCACAAAGTTCCTGTGCGAAACAGAGAAGTGGAAATGCTTGTCGCTGCTGTAAAACAGGAAGCTAGGATTAGGTCCACAGAGTATTCATGTGTAAGAGGAGAAAGGATTGGTTTCTGGGGGGGTTATTTATTTCAGCTAGTGACTGTAACCTGGGTTACACAGCAAGTAGTATTTCTGTCCATATCATGTGGTTTACAGCCTCTGAAGAGGTCCCACCATTCAATTTACGTACCAGGTGTGCAATTTTGATTGGTCATAacgtggaagaaaaaaaacagactatGCTGGGAAAATTCATTGTGCATGAATCATTAGGAGTCTTAGTTTTATGACACAAAGGCTCAAGTGCAGGTGGGGTCCTTGCCGCCAACACCTACAAGTTTCAGTTTCCAACCAAACGGCACCGAAACCCAAAGACTGATTTTCCATAGGCTGCCCAGACGGTTATGAAAATACAACGGGGATGCTAGGTGGCATAGTTTGAAGTCAGAAACAGGGAGGTATCAAACTGTCTTAGATACCAGCTTTCGATGAAGGATACAGCAGTGAGTTGATGAACCTGCATGGCCAGGTGAGATCGTTAAAGAACAGGAGGTGGGCGTTTCGCTCATGAGCAATGCACTAAGGTGTGTCCCTCTCCCAGTACGCCCGCGTGGGCGTGGCCCGGCGTGTGTGGGTGAGGCCCAGGTTACCATTTTGGGTTTCTCCTCCTTGAGAGCGAAGAGGCGTTTCCACCAGCCGCCCACGCTGTGCTGGGACTTCACCAGGTTCCCACAGATCTCATGGaagcgctgctgctgctctgtggtcCTGGAGACAAAAACAGCACCACAGCTCATTTAGTCACCATATCTGcagacaaaaaccaaaaacagcacCACAGCTCATTTAGGCACCATATCTGCAGACAAAAACAGCACCAGAGCTCATTTAGTCACCATATCTGCAGACCAAAACAGCAACACAGCTCATTTAGTCACCATATCTGCAGACAAAAACAGCACCACAGCTCATTTAGTCACCATATCTGCAGACAAAAACAGCACCACGAGATCATTTAGTCACCATATCTGCAGACAAAAACAGCACCACAATTCATTTAGTCACCATATCTGCAGGAAAAAACAGCACCACCAGCTCACTTAGTCACCATAtctgcagacaaacacagcaCCACCAGCTCATTTAGTCACCAAAcctggaaacaaaaacagcaccaCCAGCTCATTTAGTCACCAGACCTGGAGACAGACTTGTAGACGTGGGTGGAGGTGGGCTACTCATTTTGCTGACCCCGAGCTTACAGCTCCCACCCAGAGGCCAAAAACGTGCCCCATAAAAATAACCACTAGgggtgtgtccgtgtgtgtgagtggcggGTGGGGGGCTGGACAGCTGAGTCAGTCCTGATCAGAGTTGGAAAGGAGACACCGTGTCCCATGACCAGATAGGGCTGCGGTTTATAAGGGGGGGGGCTAGCCCCCTGACCCCGCGCTAAGAGCATCTCCTAAATGTCAAACACGTTGCTGGCTGAACTTTGCACTACAACCAAGGGCACACGCAGACATTGAGACTGAGAGACTCAGCCAATGCAATCTCACTATGAGATCTAACTGAAGCCTGCGAGTAAGGACTGCAAACGAGGAAGTGAGCTATGCATTTTCGTGCTTTAGACAACAAAGCCTGGATGTCCtgataccagccattgtaaagccagcaggccACCAGAAACTTCTGCAAGTACCTCCTTCATTGCACTTTTGATTGGCCTGtctgttcaataaaaaaaatcctactaaatcaattttaaaaaaccctactaaaactgaaaatgtccaAAAAGCCCACAAAgtaaactatccctttaaagcCACTAAACTACCAGACCTGGGCAGGTAGACAAGGCCAGTCAAGAGAAGATCACTATACTGAAGTGGTTAAGAATCAACTGACAGACAGAACCACTGAAACAGAACAAAGAAGACCATCACCAGAACCTTGGAATGCCTGAAAAGGCAGATTGTACCACAGAATTATCTGCAGCCTTCCATAAACACAACCAGCCCATCCAACCAAAGGCTTTTCCTGCAACATAAGCACTCCTGCACAGGATCTGTGCAAATATCTATGGGCAAATCATTTGCTTATGGCTGTAACCCGGTCCACTAGGCATTCAAGCAGAGAGCCCACTGGCCTCATGGGAAGGGCTGCTGGATCTGAGATGTCAGGGATTATGTagtcgcccctcccccccacaaacccccgcCCTCCGAATTAACACGCACTGCGCAGAGCCGCTTTCCCCAACAGGTCGACTCACCACTTGTTGGAGCCGAACACTCTGGGGGCGAGAGTGGGCACCAGGTAATCTGCCAGGCAGAGAATCATCACAGCACAGGACACCCCGGTCAGCACCGAGGGGTCCAGGTAGTAGATCAGCCTGaagaagggaaggggagagagagagagagtgtgtcagaCCAGGGGCATTAACATCCaccaggagtgggggggggggggcaattccATTTAGTTCAGTCAATTCATCCGTTGAAAAATGCCATATTAGGATTTACAAATCCATTTCATTGAAAGAAATAGCCTTGAacagaacccccctccccccaggaaGTGCTGCGTAACGCTAGCAAGCAAACTGGCGTGGAGGAAACGCTGAGTTCATCAGACCAGAGGTATGAAGGCCCCGTCACACCCTGAATAGGTCAGCATTCCCTGCCACCCGGCTCGCAGTCCCGAGGACACGTCTGGAGGTCAAGCACGGCCTCTGGGGGTATTTCACCAAGCAGGGTTACAGAGTGAACCCTGGAATGGCTCCTTTTACTTTTTCTCCAGTCCATGCtgcagatttgggagggttccgggttttactcagtgcagtttatgcagctaactcagtaataccgctttgtgaaacagggccctggtgTCAGGCCCAAGGAGTTTCATTATAAATGAAACCCAGAGGATATAGCGCACAGAGTAAACTGAGAAAGTGACTAGGGCTACAGAgactgacagagaaagaggaagattCCGGAGAAGGCGGTAAGAGAAGTAGACTACGGACTGAGTTACAGGGATAAGATGAGGGTTTGAACACACAAGCCGCAAGTGCAAACTCCAGTTCTGCCACATCATAATCTTACCAAAGCGTCCTTTACCTGTGGGTCGCTggtgagaaataaagaaatctaGATGCATCTGGACCTTTGAGCAACTTATTTTGAGCCCACAGGCAGTGGGAAATCACCTTCACATTTAATTTACCCAGCCTGGCACTGCAGACCGCAGTGTAACCTGAGCAGGGCTGCAGGCCTGTGGAGCTGTGCCTGAACTCCTGCGGTCACCTGAATCATTAATGCAGCCACATCCTGacaggaggggagagcaggTAAACGAGCAGGCGGACAACTGGCAGGTGCTGTAGCCATGGCAACTGAAAGGCTGCAAAGGCAGCAGTCAGCGCAGGTATTAAGCGCTCCAGCGAAATAAAAGGCGTAAAGGCGCAGGTGCTGTAGGCAGGGCAAACAAGCAGGTGAAGAGGTGTCGGGTGCTTTGGGTAAGTTAAAAAAGCAGGTAGAGAGATAGCAGGTACTTTAGGTGTAGGAGCAAGGGACGAGGTGGGAAGGCAGTGTACGCAAGTTAAACAAGCTGGTGAAGAGGAGACTGTTGCTTTAGGTACTGTAAACAGTGTGGGAAGAAATGGCAGTGCATGTACATGAGGTGAATAAGCAGGGAAGAAACTGCTATGCGGTGAGCAGGTGAAGAGGTGGCAGGCAATGCATGAGCAGTAAACGAGCAGGTACGCTCACATGAACACCAGGGTCGTGACTCCAATCAGGACTGCAGGGAACCAGGGCTTCTCCCAACGCAGGACCCGATCTCCAGCCAGGATCACCTCACCCCagccctgcagctgctcctccagctgggcCGTCTCCTGGGCCTGCAGGACGACGGTGGTTAATCCTGGCAAACCCTTTTTACCCAGCTAACTGACCAACCGGCTAGCCAAGTAAACCAACCCAGTAACTAATGCATGAGGATCACAACATATTCTGCAATAATTACGCAGGTGTCTGTCCTGGTGTCTGCTCggagcagaaaaaaatgaaatattaactcaaaaaataattgacTTGTTATGAGCtaaaacaatatttcaaaataagtaAATCAACCTCTGGGACTATTTAGACTAACGTTTGTTCGGGGAAGAAAATATACCAAATTTTCTGCAACTTTACAAAcgtaaaatacattcaaataaaattaaagaaacgACCCAGGCCATCATCTAACTATATTTATGACAGCACTAGCAACatctaaaaataacagaattgcAAACGTTTCTTCTGGCGTCAGCATATCCCAGGACATTGAAAATGGTCTAATCACTCTAATTTCACAGCAGGAGCCGAGAAGTTTAGTGTCTGTTGAAAATGAGAACACGTCGATTAACTGTGCGAACGGTCCAGACGTCTTTCACGGTCAATCTAAAGAATCTTAATGTAGAAAGCGGTTCGCCCTCTTTCATCAGTCTTAAAGTGATAATTCATTATTGATTTATCTAACCATGGCGTACCACAACTTGGACTAAAAGAATGTCCATCCCAAGTAATTCGTTTCCAATAATGCGTTACCACTAAATGCAAAACCATGTTTAAACTGCAACAAAGAAATGAGACATGAGTCACTTAAAGACCACGGGTTTCTTAAGTTTATTTTGAATGCGCATAGTGGTTTCCGGTGGTCAATAGATCACCTCTGCACTCATACAAAGTAGATGCTAAAAATCCCCTAcgacatttaaattatttaaattcaagGTAACGTTTTTAAATAACGGAAACGGTTATGCATGAGCTGAATAAAGCTGTTTTCGTGTGGTGTGTATAATACAAGTAATTTAGACTTTACTCCACATTCAATTCGATTCGATTCCATTGAGAAGAGTATATAATGCAATTTTCCGTCTCTTCGCACGTGCGTGGTGACTCAGCCCTGTGGTAATAAGCGAGAACTTCTCCTTTCTTAAACTGCGGATCGTACATTTTGTGAATAAGCTTCATGACTTTTATACAGCGATAAACCGGTTTCTCAGTGAGCCGAGTCAACTACAAACACGCCACAGCCTGCTTTGCTACAGTATCACAAATACGTGCTGGTGAAGCCAGATAACGCAAACTTTAGCGAACGTCAGTTGttctgccagacaatcagtaaCATAAACTCAAACAAGACCATACACAAGTATATTTCGAGAGTTACTGTAACtgacaaatattacatttgcaATATAAGCAAATCGTAACCTTCCACAATTTCACGCATTCGTGCCTTAGTGGATCGGTATGTTGAAGGACAGCTGACACATATTTCAGCGCCACAACAGCCGTAACTCGCACAAATACACGCCTTTGGTATTGATCACGCAGATAACCGTTGCTTAACCAAGGAATAGCTGAATGATACATgttgttaataaataaaaacaaataaaactacGCAGGGCCTCTGAAGGGCACGTACAACATTATACTGCGTCATTATGATTTAGCTATCTCACTTGAGCAATAATACTAAGGACAAAACAGTAGAGCTAGAGCTAAACGTCCCAATCATCGGAGTTAGCTGTAGCTACTGACTACGTTACTCCAACGCAACTCAACAACAGCTTCAGTTGGAAGAAACTGCTGAAAAGCTAGTTGACGTTAGCCAGTTCATTGTTCACAAATGTATAGCTAGCGAATGCAGCTAAACGTCGTACGTAAATTAGACAATCCACCGAGAGCTAGCAACAAACGCAGAGC
This genomic window from Anguilla rostrata isolate EN2019 chromosome 17, ASM1855537v3, whole genome shotgun sequence contains:
- the LOC135242908 gene encoding ADP-ribosylation factor-like protein 6-interacting protein 1 → MAEGDNKSTNLYAQETAQLEEQLQGWGEVILAGDRVLRWEKPWFPAVLIGVTTLVFMLIYYLDPSVLTGVSCAVMILCLADYLVPTLAPRVFGSNKWTTEQQQRFHEICGNLVKSQHSVGGWWKRLFALKEEKPKMYFLSVISSLLVVAWIGQQVHNLILTYLIVSFLLLLPGLNQHGIITKYAGMAKREINKLLKQKEKKNE